The following is a genomic window from Planctomycetia bacterium.
CCCGGGCCTCGATCCCGGTGTGGTGGGCGAACTTGCGAGGCATCGCCGCGCCGAACCAGGCGTTGTCGAGTTCCCAGGCGGGCTGGTGGACCGCGATCGCGGAGATGCCGAGGCGCGTCTGCGTACGACCGGACATGGAAATCACTCGTGCGTGGGGGGCCATGGCAAGGCTAACCTCGATTGGGGACGGGTCCAGCGGGATTGTGCCGACGTGCGCTGCGCGGAGCCAGCCGGAAAACAGGCCGAAAAACGCTGTTTTTCCGGCCGCCGCGACCGGGTCGGGGGGCGGCGGGCGGAGTCCGTGGTGCGGTTGTGCCGACGACCGGACACCCGCGCGAACTGCTCCCCACGGGTTGCGAGTCAGTCCTGGCCGGCCTATTGACCGATGAAAAGTAGATTCATGAGCAGCAGCGACAAATCCCCGTCGCGATGCGACGGCAGACGATGAATGGTTTATTCATGCCTTAATAATCTCCGCCCGCCCCCGGCGCGTGGGGCAGTCGGCCGAGGCGACGTTCTCATGATCGAAACGGCACTGGTCGCGTCCGATGCATGGCCGCTGCTCGTCGCGGCCGCCATCACGCTCGGCATCTCGAAGAGCGGGTTCTCCGGCCTGAGCCTCGTCCACGTTCTCGTCTTTGCGCACGTGTTCGGCGCCCGGGCTTCGACCGGCGTCGTCCTCCCGTTGCTGCTCGTGGGGGATGTGGTCGCGACGACGGTCTTCGGCAAGGATGTGCAGTGGGGGCACGTGCGCCGAATGCTGCCCGCCGCGGTCGCCGGGGTGGTGATCGGCTGGTGGCTGATGTCGCGGATCGACGAGGCGGCCTGCCGGCCCGTCGTCGGCGTCATCATCCTCGCGCTGGCGACACTGCAGATTTGCCGCATGGTCCGGCCAGACTGGCTGGCGGACGTGCCCCACGCGGCCTGGTTCGCCACGGGCACGGGGATCCTCGTCGGCATCACCACCATGCTGGCGAATGCGGCCGGGCCCGTGTTCGCGTTGTTCCTGCTCGCGGCCGGCGTGCCGAAGCGGGAATTTGTCGCCACGACGGCCTGGTTCTTCCTCCTCCTCAACCTCGCCAAACTTCCCTTCAGCCTGCATCTCGGGCTGATCGGCAGCGACACGCTGCTCGTCAACCTGCTCCTCGTGCCGGCCATACTCGTCGGCCTGGCGCTGGGACGGGCGGTCGTGCGGCGCATCCCGCAGCGCGGCTTCGACCTCGCGGTGCTCGCCTTGTCGGCGCTGGCCGCGGCGCGGATGCTCCTGGCCTGAGCCGGGGCCGACGCGGTCCGCCGGCGGCCACGCCCCGCCATCGAGCGGAAGTTGGCAGCGACGTCCGCGAGTTGCTGGGCGATGACGGCATCAAGGGCCGCGCGGCCCTCGGGTGGTGTCCGTCAACTGCCGATCATCCGACAATCACGGTGGGCCTCTTCTCCGCGTCAGGTATGGCTTTCTGCAGCAGGGCAA
Proteins encoded in this region:
- a CDS encoding UPF0721 transmembrane protein, which translates into the protein MIETALVASDAWPLLVAAAITLGISKSGFSGLSLVHVLVFAHVFGARASTGVVLPLLLVGDVVATTVFGKDVQWGHVRRMLPAAVAGVVIGWWLMSRIDEAACRPVVGVIILALATLQICRMVRPDWLADVPHAAWFATGTGILVGITTMLANAAGPVFALFLLAAGVPKREFVATTAWFFLLLNLAKLPFSLHLGLIGSDTLLVNLLLVPAILVGLALGRAVVRRIPQRGFDLAVLALSALAAARMLLA